Proteins found in one Oreochromis niloticus isolate F11D_XX linkage group LG22, O_niloticus_UMD_NMBU, whole genome shotgun sequence genomic segment:
- the sem1 gene encoding 26S proteasome complex subunit SEM1 yields MSDKKQTVDLGLLEEDDEFEEFPAEDWTGLDEDEDAHVWEDNWDDDNVEDDFSNQLRAELEKHGYKMETS; encoded by the exons ATGTCAGACAAGAAGCAGACCGTAGATCTGGGCTTGCTGGAGGAAGATGATGAGTTTGAAGAATTCCCAGCTGAGG ACTGGACAGGGCTGGATGAAGACGAAGACGCTCATGTTTGGGAAGATAACTGGGACGATGACAACGTAGAAGATGATTTCTCAAATCAGCTGAG AGCGGAGCTTGAAAAACATGGTTACAAGATGGAGACATCATAG